The Meiothermus sp. region CCGCTCCCGCCGTCCTGCCGGCTGCGGGCCGAGTCCACGCGGTAAAAGCGCTCGAAAACCCGCGCCTGGTGCTCGGGAGGTATGCCGAGGCCGGTGTCGCGCACGCTGAAGCGCACCCCGCCCCGCGTCGGTTCGGCCTTCAGCACCACCTCCCCGCCGGGCGGGGTGTGGCGCAGGGCGTTGGAGAGCAGGTTGGAGAGCACCTGCTGCAGGCGCTCGAGATCGCCCCATACTGCTGGCAGCGGCCCGGAGGGCTCGAGCCGCAGGGCCACCCCCTGCTCCGCGAACACCAACTCGAAGCGCTCAAGGGCTTGCCTCAGAACCTCGACAGGGTCAAGCGCCTGTGGGCGAATCTCCACCGCCCCGGCCTCGACCCTCGAGACCAGCGACAAATCCTCGATCAGGC contains the following coding sequences:
- a CDS encoding ATP-binding protein, with product KVQGRDELASLAQDFNRMAEALERVEQGRIELIGSVAHELRTPLAGLQGYAEALADGVLPPEQAAGRISHEVRAMRRLIEDLSLVSRVEAGAVEIRPQALDPVEVLRQALERFELVFAEQGVALRLEPSGPLPAVWGDLERLQQVLSNLLSNALRHTPPGGEVVLKAEPTRGGVRFSVRDTGLGIPPEHQARVFERFYRVDSARSRQDGGSGVGLTVARGLVEAMGGSMGLESEVGHGSTFWFILPTWFR